In a single window of the Nicotiana tomentosiformis chromosome 10, ASM39032v3, whole genome shotgun sequence genome:
- the LOC104088410 gene encoding putative late blight resistance protein homolog R1C-3, with translation MFSEEYLSKLSHLRETLQRIEEEYSSFHMFLYKTLFSRESDSLHILQHIEEGLDSFDMYLNELRSKLSNFLETVRQVGEECGSLLIFSEKYMLSSKESDPLETMQWIKKEWGLSSFLSEKYLSSVDGLKFLKRDFKFLDIILNLQVSKDELDIEKIQSLFRGAAASLIKISGQERPWSQHFHGYISDLQDKFQQTKSDIRTPGIPFPVISNTDGIVNPSFVMEFIDIVAANLCDLLKFNDPSSLLCIGDLMGQIEKALKELKFLKIFVCFVSDRCIEPHVQQTSLTHALEVAWQTTMSTWLYLPRNKYKEPDLAPGEKYPLFSQLLEYEIQPIRPYICKIYTDVLQGLKIVQSQWYPVLQIKYVVDREVGFMETLLRNLEELPISCNYKATWPTLLDAQLLESQSHQSTSTGPSVSSSRYRRCDY, from the coding sequence ATGTTTTCAGAAGAGTATCTGTCAAAATTATCTCATCTTCGTGAAACTCTGCAGCGGATTGAAGAGGAATACAGTTCATTCCATATGTTCTTATATAAAACTCTTTTTTCACGTGAATCTGATTCCCTCCATATTCTGCAGCATATTGAAGAGGGATTGGATTCATTCGATATGTATTTGAACGAATTACGATCAAAGTTATCTAATTTCCTTGAAACTGTACGGCAGGTTGGAGAGGAATGCGGTTCACTCCTAATATTTTCAGAAAAGTATATGCTGTCCTCAAAGGAATCTGACCCCCTTGAAACTATGCAGTGGATTAAAAAGGAATGGGGTTTATCCAGTTTTCTTTCAGAAAAGTATCTGTCTTCAGTGGATGGATTGAAGTTCCTTAAAAGGGATTTCAAGTTCCTGGATATTATTCTCAATTTGCAGGTCTCCAAAGATGAACTTGATATAGAGAAAATCCAATCTCTGTTTCGAGGTGCAGCAGCTAGTCTCATCAAGATCTCGGGTCAAGAAAGACCATGGAGTCAGCATTTTCATGGCTATATATCTGACTTGCAAGATAAGTTTCAGCAGACTAAGTCGGATATCAGAACACCTGGAATACCATTTCCAGTTATATCCAACACGGATGGTATTGTTAATCCCAGTTTTGTAATGGAATTCATTGACATTGTTGCTGCCAATCTCTGTGATTTGCTGAAATTTAATGATCCAAGCTCACTGCTTTGTATTGGGGACCTCATGGGTCAAATTGAGAAGGCTCTAAAGGAGTTGAAGTTTCTTAAAATTTTTGTCTGCTTTGTTTCAGACAGATGCATAGAGCCTCACGTCCAACAAACTTCCTTAACTCATGCTTTAGAAGTGGCCTGGCAAACAACAATGTCTACCTGGTTGTATCTTCCAAGAAATAAGTACAAAGAGCCAGATTTGGCTCCAGGTGAAAAGTATCCTTTATTTTCTCAGCTCCTGGAATACGAAATTCAGCCCATTAGGCCATACATCTGCAAGATCTATACTGATGTCCTGCAAGGTCTAAAGATAGTACAGTCGCAATGGTATCCCGTTCTCCAAATTAAGTATGTCGTAGATCGTGAAGTTGGATTTATGGAGACTCTCTTACGCAATTTGGAAGAGCTACCAATTTCTTGTAATTACAAAGCTACATGGCCAACCCTTCTAGATGCTCAACTTCTTGAGAGCCAATCTCATCAATCTACCAGTACTGGCCCCTCAGTCTCATCTTCAAGATATAGACGCTGTGATTATTGA
- the LOC138900275 gene encoding putative late blight resistance protein homolog R1B-14, with protein MVGLMDMMDELKGKLSEGSSNLDIISIVGMPGVGKTTLANNLYFDQSIVSHFDISAQCCVSQVYTLRDLLLALLGDIIDDTSKLDKEADDISAYKLCKHLLGTRYLLFIDDIWETSAWDDLKLCFLDANNGSRIILTTRHYDVASYAKHDSDPLVLRLLSNEEKDIGKNIAQNCGGLPLSIVLVAGILARMEKERHWWEQLATNLGPHIQAQTEHTIDLSYQNLPHHLRTCFLYFGAFSEDREIQVSKLTWLWISESFVKTSTEKLLEDTVKEHLENFVERNIVMVSKKSSDGKIKACRIHDMLLEFCRTNAKSKNFLERING; from the exons atggtgggccttatggataTGATGGATGAACTAAAAGGTAAATTATCCGAAGGATCTTCAAACCTTGATATCATCTCAATTGTTGGCATGCCTGGAGTGGGAAAGACAACTCTGGCAAACAACCTATACTTTGATCAATCAATTGTCTCTCATTTTGATATAAGTGCCCAATGTTGTGTGTCTCAAGTGTATACACTAAGGGACTTGTTATTAGCCCTTCTAGGCGATATAATTGACGACACATCTAAACTTGATAAAGAGGCTGATGATATATCGGCATATAAGCTTTGCAAACATTTGTTGGGAACGAGATACCttctcttcattgatgatatttgggAAACTAGCGCATGGGATGATTTAAAGTTATGCTTCCTCGATGCTAATAACGGAAGTAGAATTATTCTGACGACTCGGCATTATGATGTTGCCTCTTATGCTAAACATGATAGTGATCCTCTTGTTCTTCGATTGCTGTCTAATGAAGAAA AGGATATTGGCAAAAACATTGCACAAAATTGTGGAGGGctacctctttcaattgttctgGTAGCAGGTATTCTTGCAAGGATGGAGAAGGAAAGACATTGGTGGGAACAACTGGCAACAAATTTAGGTCCACATATACAGGCTCAAACTGAGCACACCATAGATCTTAGTTATCAAAATTTGCCACATCATTTGAGAACTTGCTTTTTATATTTTGGAGCATTTTCGGAGGATAGAGAGATTCAAGTCTCAAAGTTAACATGGTTGTGGATATCGGAAAGTTTTGTGAAAACTAGCACAGAGAAGCTTTTGGAGGATACAGTGAAAGAGCACCTGGAGAATTTTGTTGAGAGAAACATAGTGATGGTTTCCAAAAAGAGTTCCGATGGTAAGATCAAGGCATGTCGCATTCATGACATGTTGCTTGAATTTTGTAGGACAAATGCCAAGTCGAAGAACTTTTTAGAAAGGATAAACGGGTAA